From Mesotoga infera, one genomic window encodes:
- a CDS encoding CRISPR-associated protein — translation FVCKQFGEIIKARYSTRGGTLYIEIRTTARNPYELEKAVEEILNILGK, via the coding sequence AGTTCGTCTGCAAGCAGTTTGGAGAGATCATAAAGGCTAGATACAGCACGAGGGGTGGAACACTATATATAGAAATACGAACAACGGCAAGAAATCCATATGAACTGGAAAAAGCGGTTGAAGAGATATTGAATATACTAGGAAAGTGA